The following are encoded together in the bacterium genome:
- a CDS encoding NADH-quinone oxidoreductase subunit NuoF, with amino-acid sequence MKRTIVVCSGTACVDPGGKRIEPELKRIIKEKNAQDLVEVEEAVSYGLCKNCPIIVVEPDGVYYEKIDSAKIERIIDEHIIGGKPVEEYKTHEWVDTSHIRMLGSADFFGKQLRITLRNCGIIDPESFDDYLAMRGYEALANVLENMTPDQVIDEVLRSGLRGRGGAGYPTGLKWKQTTEFASDRRFVICNADEGDPGAFMDRSAIEGDPFCILEGMTIGGYAIRSNQGFIYVRAEYPLAIKRLTYAIEEARKRGLLGKNIFGTDFSFDIEIRLGAGAYVCGEETALIASIEGRRGMPRPRPPYPAECGLWGHPTLINNVETWANVPAVFLNGADWFANLGTEKSKGTKVFALAGKIKNTGLVEVPMGTTLREIIYDIGGGIKDDKKFKAVQTGGPSGGCIPEQYLDTPIDYESLAKAGSIMGSGGMIVMDEDTCMVDVAKFFLTFTEDESCGKCTPCREGTKRLLEILTRITEGNGVPEDLEKLEHLSKVVKKSSLCGLGQNAPTPILSTLQNFRDEYEAHIIEKRCPAGVCSALMNYYVDPDICVGCTLCAKVCPVKCISGEPKKTHHIDTSLCIKCGECLRRCPVKAIYRK; translated from the coding sequence ATGAAGCGCACAATTGTGGTATGTTCGGGCACTGCCTGCGTCGATCCCGGTGGAAAACGGATCGAGCCGGAACTCAAGCGCATCATAAAAGAAAAAAATGCGCAGGACCTGGTCGAGGTCGAGGAAGCAGTATCATATGGGCTGTGCAAAAACTGCCCCATAATCGTCGTCGAGCCTGACGGCGTCTACTATGAAAAGATCGACTCTGCCAAGATCGAGAGGATCATAGACGAACATATCATAGGCGGCAAACCTGTTGAGGAGTACAAGACTCATGAATGGGTAGACACGTCACACATTCGCATGCTCGGCAGCGCGGACTTCTTCGGCAAGCAGCTTCGCATCACCCTGCGAAACTGTGGGATCATTGACCCTGAGTCATTCGATGATTATCTGGCTATGCGCGGTTATGAGGCTCTGGCGAATGTACTGGAGAATATGACACCGGATCAGGTGATCGATGAGGTGTTGAGGTCCGGTCTGCGCGGACGCGGTGGAGCGGGTTATCCGACCGGCCTCAAATGGAAGCAGACGACTGAGTTCGCCTCGGACAGACGTTTTGTGATCTGCAACGCGGACGAAGGCGACCCCGGCGCATTCATGGACCGCAGCGCAATTGAAGGTGACCCATTCTGTATACTCGAAGGCATGACCATAGGCGGTTATGCAATCAGGTCGAACCAGGGATTCATATATGTGCGCGCTGAATACCCTCTCGCGATCAAACGTCTCACATACGCCATCGAAGAAGCCAGAAAACGCGGTCTGCTGGGCAAAAACATCTTCGGCACCGACTTCAGTTTCGATATAGAGATCCGGCTGGGCGCAGGCGCATACGTCTGTGGTGAGGAGACCGCTCTTATCGCTTCCATAGAAGGACGCCGAGGCATGCCCAGGCCGAGGCCGCCCTACCCTGCCGAGTGCGGCCTTTGGGGACATCCCACACTCATCAACAATGTAGAGACCTGGGCAAATGTGCCCGCCGTATTCCTCAACGGCGCAGACTGGTTTGCAAACCTTGGAACCGAAAAGAGCAAAGGCACAAAGGTCTTTGCGCTTGCAGGCAAGATCAAAAACACCGGTCTGGTGGAAGTGCCCATGGGCACGACCCTTCGCGAGATCATCTATGACATAGGCGGCGGGATCAAAGACGATAAAAAGTTCAAGGCAGTCCAGACAGGTGGACCCTCCGGCGGATGCATCCCCGAGCAATATCTGGATACGCCGATAGACTATGAGTCCCTGGCAAAAGCCGGCTCGATCATGGGCTCGGGCGGAATGATCGTGATGGATGAGGACACATGCATGGTGGATGTGGCGAAGTTCTTCCTTACATTCACAGAGGATGAGTCATGCGGCAAATGCACACCATGCCGCGAGGGGACCAAACGACTGCTGGAAATCCTCACGCGCATCACCGAGGGCAACGGCGTTCCCGAAGACCTGGAAAAGCTGGAACACCTGAGCAAAGTGGTGAAGAAATCGTCATTATGCGGTCTGGGTCAGAACGCTCCAACCCCGATCCTGTCAACCTTGCAGAATTTTCGCGATGAATATGAAGCGCACATCATTGAGAAGCGCTGTCCGGCGGGTGTCTGTTCGGCCCTGATGAACTATTATGTCGACCCGGATATTTGCGTAGGCTGCACTCTCTGCGCCAAAGTCTGCCCAGTGAAATGCATATCCGGTGAACCTAAAAAGACTCACCATATAGACACAAGCCTCTGCATCAAGTGCGGCGAATGCCTGAGGAGATGTCCGGTGAAGGCTATTTATAGGAAGTAG
- a CDS encoding MBL fold metallo-hydrolase, which yields MVFSIVLIAMLQAAPQVDNRPVGFTLWQLPEQTRSQMMSYVIKTPNGKVIVIDGGMTGDAPYLRKFLKNLGDKVDIWFLTHPHLDHVNAFIDILKKPDGLKIGCICASLPTEEWMKKYDAQNAGTLVNLNKALRETGRSTVELSCGQKFILDGVNIQVLGIKNPEILTGTVNNSSIVLRVWDSTKSVLFLGDTGFEAGKKLLKSEYASCLHADYVQMAHHGQDGAGEDVYKAIKPSYCLWPTPIWLWNVDNGGGIGSGPWKTLETRKWIKELAVKDNYVTGVDGLVKID from the coding sequence ATGGTATTTTCAATTGTACTCATCGCTATGCTGCAAGCAGCACCACAAGTAGACAATCGACCTGTTGGATTCACACTCTGGCAACTGCCGGAGCAGACCCGCTCGCAGATGATGTCTTATGTGATAAAGACACCAAATGGCAAGGTCATTGTCATTGACGGAGGGATGACCGGGGATGCACCATATCTGAGGAAGTTTCTGAAGAATTTGGGCGACAAGGTAGACATATGGTTCCTCACACATCCGCACCTCGACCATGTTAATGCATTCATCGATATACTTAAAAAACCGGACGGACTAAAGATAGGCTGTATATGTGCCTCACTGCCGACTGAAGAATGGATGAAGAAATATGATGCTCAAAATGCCGGGACCCTGGTCAATCTCAACAAAGCACTGAGAGAAACCGGCAGAAGCACAGTCGAATTGTCATGCGGACAGAAGTTTATCTTAGACGGCGTAAACATCCAGGTGCTTGGCATAAAGAACCCCGAGATACTCACCGGCACTGTGAACAATTCGAGCATTGTATTGCGTGTATGGGACTCAACTAAATCCGTATTGTTCCTGGGCGACACAGGTTTTGAAGCAGGAAAGAAGCTGCTCAAAAGCGAGTATGCGTCATGCCTGCATGCCGACTACGTTCAGATGGCTCATCATGGCCAGGACGGCGCTGGTGAGGACGTATATAAAGCAATCAAGCCGTCATATTGCCTTTGGCCGACTCCAATCTGGCTCTGGAATGTTGATAATGGCGGAGGCATTGGTTCGGGTCCATGGAAGACACTGGAGACCAGAAAGTGGATAAAAGAATTAGCTGTCAAAGATAACTATGTTACCGGAGTCGATGGTTTGGTTAAGATAGACTAG
- a CDS encoding metallophosphoesterase, translating to MPIERDDSNDNFTFAVFSDTHIFDKAPENTDIDVYKQYQTSRMYWDTNERFIAAAKRVNDLKPDFVIITGDMIDHVTDQNIRLYNQMSRILSAEIFPVIGNHDNASLSIRRTSEIEIEPQWDLVEPDARATFWSGIFPGDKFNYSFDRNGFRFIIINNADNKSILEQLPWLESELRSGGDSKTFIFSHVPLKTSATMETIRRVWAGNESLVIGTSDPQFELLHTYRGKIACIFSGHLHTFSDDKIEGLRQVVCPMTAQSPDSFLLCKCNSDYTWQYN from the coding sequence GTGCCGATAGAAAGAGATGACTCCAACGATAATTTCACTTTCGCCGTGTTCAGCGACACTCATATTTTCGACAAAGCGCCCGAGAATACAGATATTGACGTGTATAAACAATATCAAACGTCGCGAATGTATTGGGACACGAACGAAAGATTCATCGCAGCGGCTAAAAGAGTAAATGATCTGAAACCGGATTTCGTGATTATCACCGGTGATATGATCGACCATGTCACCGATCAGAACATAAGGTTGTATAATCAGATGAGCCGAATATTGTCGGCTGAGATATTTCCTGTCATCGGCAATCATGATAATGCGTCGTTGAGCATACGACGGACGTCCGAAATAGAAATTGAGCCGCAGTGGGACTTGGTCGAACCCGATGCAAGAGCGACATTCTGGAGCGGAATATTTCCCGGTGATAAGTTCAACTATTCATTCGACCGAAATGGTTTTCGGTTCATTATAATCAATAACGCGGACAATAAATCGATCCTTGAGCAACTGCCATGGCTGGAGAGCGAGCTGAGGTCAGGTGGAGACAGCAAGACGTTTATATTTAGCCATGTTCCACTGAAAACGTCTGCGACAATGGAGACCATACGCCGAGTATGGGCGGGCAATGAGTCACTCGTTATCGGCACTTCGGATCCTCAGTTCGAGCTGCTGCATACATATCGCGGCAAAATTGCCTGTATATTCAGCGGCCACCTTCATACCTTTTCGGATGACAAAATCGAAGGGCTGCGGCAGGTGGTATGTCCTATGACTGCTCAATCGCCGGATAGCTTTTTGCTCTGCAAATGTAATTCCGACTACACCTGGCAATATAATTAA
- a CDS encoding nucleotidyltransferase domain-containing protein, giving the protein MEDVKKLLGEITADAQARLGDALMSFYVYGSAARGGMNEWSGIDICLICNSDEKRKMCANWVKGTLPALWCAEHDAGGGRCSCQSYTAISASPIPQFC; this is encoded by the coding sequence ATGGAAGATGTGAAGAAATTATTAGGCGAAATCACTGCTGATGCTCAAGCACGACTCGGTGACGCGCTTATGTCGTTTTACGTGTATGGCAGCGCTGCCAGAGGCGGAATGAACGAGTGGAGCGGTATCGATATATGCCTGATTTGCAACTCGGATGAGAAACGCAAAATGTGCGCAAACTGGGTAAAGGGAACATTGCCCGCGTTATGGTGCGCTGAACACGATGCCGGCGGCGGCCGCTGCTCTTGCCAGTCTTATACCGCCATTAGCGCATCGCCTATACCGCAGTTTTGCTGA
- a CDS encoding DUF5677 domain-containing protein, translated as MESGEQGNHDIFKAYEKIEAFAKKWRKPMQDFCKDNDQRLAVWCLWSQYNRGLQSLKNVSAVGDAYACHIIDRCCLECQISILAIAKNPELGKCYLDYDRDACIRFFKAEGTLDDDELPVDPVQYMKEHFDCDLEGKTNTSWCNTRTLFEKSGKKNKYRVYLTDCQVSHGTVTGIRIMNAVDLLPVKEQREITITFFTGHIVSYIATTRNVIDLLFGTLYTPEKERCKNDFAGVAISINEIINNLNG; from the coding sequence GTGGAAAGTGGAGAGCAAGGAAACCATGATATCTTCAAAGCTTATGAGAAAATTGAAGCATTTGCAAAAAAGTGGCGGAAGCCGATGCAAGACTTTTGCAAAGATAATGACCAGAGGCTTGCTGTCTGGTGTCTGTGGTCTCAGTATAATCGAGGATTACAAAGTTTAAAAAACGTAAGTGCAGTAGGAGATGCTTATGCGTGCCACATAATTGATAGATGCTGCCTTGAATGCCAAATAAGTATACTTGCGATAGCCAAAAATCCAGAGCTAGGTAAATGCTACCTCGATTATGACCGAGATGCATGCATAAGGTTTTTTAAAGCGGAAGGAACACTTGATGATGATGAACTCCCTGTAGACCCAGTTCAATATATGAAAGAACATTTTGACTGTGATCTCGAAGGCAAAACAAACACTAGCTGGTGTAATACAAGAACACTATTCGAGAAATCCGGCAAAAAAAACAAATACAGGGTATATCTGACAGATTGTCAAGTGTCTCACGGTACAGTGACAGGTATTCGCATTATGAATGCTGTAGACCTATTACCTGTAAAGGAGCAAAGAGAAATAACAATTACATTTTTTACAGGTCATATCGTAAGCTACATTGCAACAACTCGTAACGTGATAGACTTACTGTTTGGCACTCTTTATACTCCAGAAAAAGAAAGATGTAAGAATGATTTCGCAGGGGTTGCCATTTCAATAAATGAGATAATCAATAACCTAAATGGATAA
- a CDS encoding LemA family protein, which translates to MTISFMVVLGIAVLALLWVIVKYNQLVGLRNRIQNAWSQIDVQLKRRYDLIPNLVETVKGYAKHESEVFEKVTEARNAGINASSPKQQGEAENQITGALKSLFAVAEAYPGLKANQNFMMLQEELSGTESKIAYARQFYNDQVMTYNTLIQSFPSNMIASNFGFSEHEYFPMDDAARENVKVDFS; encoded by the coding sequence ATGACGATTTCGTTTATGGTGGTGCTGGGGATAGCTGTCCTGGCGCTGTTGTGGGTAATTGTCAAATATAACCAACTGGTGGGGCTGCGCAATCGCATTCAGAACGCATGGTCTCAGATAGACGTCCAACTCAAGCGCAGATATGACCTCATCCCGAACCTGGTCGAGACGGTCAAAGGCTACGCAAAGCATGAGAGCGAGGTCTTTGAGAAAGTGACCGAGGCGCGCAATGCGGGCATCAATGCGTCATCACCCAAGCAGCAGGGTGAGGCTGAAAACCAGATCACCGGCGCTCTGAAGAGCCTGTTTGCGGTCGCAGAAGCGTATCCAGGGCTGAAGGCCAACCAGAACTTTATGATGCTGCAGGAGGAACTCTCGGGCACAGAGAGCAAGATCGCATATGCGCGGCAGTTTTACAATGACCAAGTGATGACATATAACACTCTTATACAGAGTTTTCCGTCCAATATGATCGCGTCGAACTTTGGGTTCAGCGAGCATGAGTATTTCCCGATGGACGATGCGGCAAGGGAAAATGTGAAGGTGGATTTTTCGTAA
- a CDS encoding bifunctional methionine sulfoxide reductase B/A protein — protein sequence MDPCDKNELIDIFAFATGKVEKVSRICRTDEQWREMLTPKQFEVTRLKGTEQPFTGSCSMPMEGQVGAYQCICCGTDLFKSVHKFESGTGWPSFWDPISELNITTQPDDSLGRHRTEVLCARCGAHLGHVFDDGPPPTGKRYCINAVAIKLAETTKEPEYMKAVFAAGCFWGVEAAFRQMLGKGVVSTRVGYTGGHTKNPTYEDVCSHATGHAESVEVTFDPAIISYRQLLDIFWSIHDPTTPNRQGPDIGSQYRSAIFYVSPEQKSEAEDSKSHLEKSRRFKHPIVTEVAPIGEFYPAEDYHQHYHEKHGRASCK from the coding sequence ATGGACCCTTGTGATAAAAACGAACTCATCGATATTTTCGCCTTCGCGACAGGCAAAGTGGAAAAGGTAAGCCGCATCTGCCGCACGGATGAGCAGTGGCGGGAAATGCTCACACCCAAGCAATTTGAGGTAACTCGACTAAAGGGCACAGAGCAGCCCTTTACAGGCTCCTGCTCGATGCCCATGGAGGGTCAGGTCGGTGCCTATCAGTGCATCTGCTGCGGGACGGACCTCTTCAAGAGCGTGCATAAATTCGAGTCCGGCACAGGCTGGCCGAGTTTCTGGGACCCGATATCCGAACTCAATATCACTACGCAGCCTGACGACAGCCTCGGTCGACACAGGACGGAAGTCTTGTGCGCCAGATGCGGCGCTCATCTGGGTCATGTCTTCGACGACGGTCCCCCACCCACGGGCAAACGATACTGTATCAACGCCGTAGCTATCAAACTGGCTGAAACGACTAAAGAACCCGAGTATATGAAGGCTGTTTTTGCGGCGGGATGTTTCTGGGGAGTCGAGGCTGCTTTCAGGCAGATGCTGGGCAAAGGCGTGGTCTCGACAAGGGTAGGATACACCGGCGGCCACACTAAAAACCCGACATATGAGGACGTTTGCTCACATGCTACGGGTCATGCAGAGTCAGTTGAGGTAACGTTCGATCCGGCCATAATCAGCTACAGGCAACTGCTGGATATATTTTGGAGTATTCATGATCCAACCACACCCAACAGGCAGGGTCCCGATATTGGCTCGCAATACAGATCGGCGATATTCTATGTCAGCCCAGAGCAAAAGAGCGAGGCAGAGGACTCAAAATCTCATCTGGAAAAGTCTCGACGGTTCAAACACCCGATAGTGACCGAAGTCGCACCAATAGGCGAATTCTACCCTGCAGAGGATTATCATCAGCACTATCACGAAAAGCATGGCCGTGCATCGTGCAAATAG
- a CDS encoding M48 family metallopeptidase, producing MYEQISANIWRSRILIIAFILLIGVIGYGFYLAYGSPMALVIAVGFAFATSIGSYYYSDKIVLASTRAREATKEEFPHYVNAVEGLALAAGIPVPKTYVMDDPAPNAFATGRDPEHGVICVTTGLLSIMNRVELEGVLAHEMSHIKNFDIRFMALVSVLVGAVAMLAHWFWWTGRLGFGGRRSRDDEGGQAQLIFYAVGILLAILAPIAAALVQAMISRRREYLADASGAMLTRYPDGLASALEKIASDPHVLGTANKATAHLFIANPLKGIGSFLSFDTHPPIEDRIARLREM from the coding sequence ATGTATGAACAGATAAGTGCCAATATCTGGCGCTCGCGTATTCTGATTATCGCGTTCATTCTATTGATCGGGGTGATAGGCTATGGGTTTTATCTTGCCTATGGCAGCCCGATGGCGCTCGTCATAGCCGTAGGGTTTGCGTTCGCCACCAGCATAGGCAGCTACTATTACTCGGACAAGATTGTGCTCGCCTCAACACGTGCAAGGGAGGCCACAAAGGAAGAGTTTCCTCACTATGTGAATGCTGTCGAGGGGCTTGCACTGGCGGCGGGAATCCCTGTTCCAAAGACCTATGTTATGGATGATCCGGCTCCAAATGCGTTCGCCACGGGCAGGGACCCCGAGCATGGCGTCATATGCGTCACCACAGGGTTGCTGAGCATTATGAACCGCGTCGAACTGGAAGGTGTGCTGGCACATGAAATGTCGCATATCAAGAACTTTGATATACGGTTTATGGCGTTGGTCTCTGTGCTGGTGGGAGCGGTTGCGATGCTGGCGCACTGGTTCTGGTGGACGGGCCGCCTGGGTTTTGGTGGCCGCAGAAGCCGTGATGACGAGGGCGGCCAGGCTCAGCTCATATTTTATGCTGTCGGCATTCTTCTGGCTATTCTGGCTCCGATAGCGGCTGCACTTGTGCAGGCGATGATTTCACGGCGCAGAGAGTATCTGGCGGACGCGAGCGGTGCTATGCTCACTCGCTATCCCGATGGTCTGGCAAGCGCCCTCGAAAAGATAGCAAGTGACCCACACGTGCTGGGGACTGCTAATAAAGCCACAGCTCATCTATTCATCGCTAATCCCCTGAAGGGAATCGGAAGTTTCCTCAGTTTCGACACCCATCCGCCGATTGAGGACAGGATTGCGCGCCTCAGGGAGATGTAA
- a CDS encoding (2Fe-2S) ferredoxin domain-containing protein → MKPTAILTELKEKKRLKKKGQYRVRVGMATCGISAGADAVHDEFINAVRQAGLDNVDVIPTGCVGRCDLEPMAEVTRGDEPPVLYIRLDPEKVKRIVDEHLAGGKIVTEYTG, encoded by the coding sequence ATGAAACCGACTGCAATTCTCACTGAACTCAAAGAGAAGAAACGGCTCAAGAAAAAGGGGCAATACAGGGTCCGGGTGGGTATGGCGACATGCGGAATCTCTGCGGGCGCCGACGCGGTCCATGATGAGTTCATAAATGCCGTCCGGCAGGCCGGTCTGGATAATGTCGATGTGATCCCCACGGGATGCGTCGGCAGGTGCGACCTGGAGCCTATGGCAGAGGTCACTCGCGGTGACGAACCGCCTGTTTTATATATAAGGCTCGATCCCGAAAAGGTCAAAAGGATCGTAGATGAGCATTTGGCTGGGGGAAAGATTGTGACTGAGTACACTGGGTAA
- a CDS encoding ankyrin repeat domain-containing protein translates to MRTFVSHLTLKAVIGILLLTSVPVLCDTTCSATCCPTTSSINPERAKYRATHLPWAVIDCPEQVPELIKNGADVNATDEDGRTALHFAVFNNNYGIAKTLLENGAEVNVKEHSSEGGFCGWGWYPLHLALRNENKDMIRLLVDHGADVNAVRSDGWPPLDTAAYHGQPDMIELLISKGADVKYKDYEALRFAIDLKKIDGALVMIKHGADVNKINNFGRTALHVAASLGDTPAVKELIKYKAKIDIADNKGRTPLYTATYYGFLDIAKLLIANGANVNVHAEGNTSLLQILKEGKHDYMTSPQDQNNKIKRDWYGIKRVLLRHGAK, encoded by the coding sequence ATGCGTACGTTTGTATCACATCTTACGTTAAAAGCAGTAATCGGCATCTTGCTTTTAACCTCGGTGCCTGTTTTGTGCGACACGACATGTTCGGCTACTTGCTGTCCCACTACTTCCTCAATCAACCCTGAACGCGCAAAATATCGAGCCACCCATCTGCCGTGGGCAGTCATTGATTGCCCAGAGCAGGTCCCGGAATTGATCAAAAACGGCGCTGATGTAAACGCCACGGATGAAGATGGTCGAACAGCACTCCATTTTGCAGTGTTTAATAACAATTACGGCATTGCAAAAACGCTTCTCGAAAACGGCGCCGAAGTTAACGTCAAAGAGCATTCAAGTGAAGGCGGTTTTTGTGGTTGGGGATGGTATCCTCTGCACCTGGCATTGAGAAACGAAAACAAGGATATGATAAGGCTGTTGGTCGACCATGGGGCGGATGTGAATGCCGTGCGCTCGGATGGATGGCCCCCACTAGATACTGCTGCCTATCATGGTCAGCCTGATATGATCGAGCTTTTGATTTCAAAGGGAGCGGACGTAAAATACAAAGACTACGAAGCCCTGCGCTTCGCAATCGATTTGAAGAAGATTGATGGCGCACTTGTGATGATTAAGCATGGCGCAGACGTAAACAAAATCAATAACTTCGGCCGCACCGCGTTGCATGTAGCCGCAAGCCTTGGAGACACCCCTGCAGTAAAGGAATTGATAAAATACAAGGCAAAGATCGATATTGCTGATAATAAAGGCAGGACTCCACTCTATACGGCAACATACTACGGATTTCTGGATATCGCAAAGCTGCTCATAGCGAATGGGGCTAATGTGAATGTGCATGCTGAAGGCAATACGTCTCTCCTTCAGATATTAAAAGAGGGCAAGCATGATTATATGACTTCGCCTCAAGATCAGAATAACAAGATTAAGCGTGACTGGTACGGCATTAAGCGAGTCCTGCTCCGCCACGGCGCAAAATAA
- a CDS encoding D-cysteine desulfhydrase family protein: MKLDTIPRISLTALPTPLDNAPRLAKKLGLRKLLIKRDDCTTLAGGGNKARKLEYLMADALQKECDVVLTDGGPQSNHARMTAGAACKVGIGECILFIGGPRFDRFYGNLLLDVVFGAQIRFLEDATVKQMEDAMANEARSLRLRGKKPYVIPMGGSTPLGALGYVQGIRELADQLSCEDKAPLIVMAVGSAGTMAGCILGARLFLPEADVLGISVTGKAETLRQHAAQEANGSADLIEVNEHFEPDELNINDEYYGERYGVPSEAGNKAILMAAQTEGIILDPVYTGKAMSGLIGLAQSGGIDPDRTVVFIHTGGSAGLMAFEDQFRNLAKFQSIDTHKD; this comes from the coding sequence ATGAAACTCGACACAATACCCAGAATATCTCTCACGGCACTGCCGACCCCGCTCGACAATGCACCGCGCCTGGCCAAAAAACTCGGTTTGCGCAAGCTGCTGATCAAGCGTGACGACTGCACCACACTTGCCGGAGGCGGCAACAAAGCCAGAAAACTTGAATACCTGATGGCTGACGCGCTCCAGAAAGAGTGCGATGTCGTGCTCACAGACGGCGGGCCGCAGTCCAATCATGCGCGTATGACCGCAGGAGCCGCGTGCAAAGTCGGCATAGGTGAGTGTATTCTATTTATAGGCGGTCCACGGTTCGACCGATTCTACGGCAATCTCCTGCTGGATGTTGTCTTCGGCGCTCAGATCAGGTTCCTGGAAGATGCCACTGTCAAGCAGATGGAAGACGCTATGGCAAACGAAGCCCGCAGCCTCCGGCTTCGCGGGAAAAAGCCATATGTCATCCCTATGGGCGGCTCGACTCCGCTGGGAGCGCTCGGATACGTACAGGGAATCCGCGAACTGGCCGACCAGCTATCATGCGAGGACAAAGCTCCGCTGATCGTGATGGCAGTAGGATCAGCAGGCACTATGGCCGGTTGTATTCTCGGCGCACGTCTGTTTCTACCTGAGGCCGATGTGCTGGGGATAAGTGTTACAGGCAAGGCGGAAACACTGCGCCAACATGCCGCCCAAGAGGCAAACGGCTCTGCCGATCTGATAGAAGTGAACGAGCATTTCGAGCCTGACGAGCTTAATATAAACGATGAATATTATGGCGAACGCTATGGTGTGCCGTCAGAAGCGGGCAACAAAGCCATCCTCATGGCGGCGCAGACTGAAGGCATCATACTCGACCCGGTATATACCGGAAAGGCTATGTCCGGCCTGATCGGACTTGCTCAGTCCGGGGGTATAGACCCTGATCGGACGGTAGTTTTCATTCATACGGGCGGTTCAGCCGGGCTGATGGCATTCGAGGACCAGTTCAGAAACCTGGCAAAGTTTCAAAGCATAGACACTCATAAGGACTGA